The Xylocopa sonorina isolate GNS202 chromosome 11, iyXylSono1_principal, whole genome shotgun sequence genome includes the window TGATGCTTCCTTTTGTGCAAACTGATACACTTCCTGACAAGTTTTAGTCAGCATTATTTGCGCCAATGCGCAGGGATTCCCAGGGAAAGCTTTATGAAGAGCTCGAAATAAACTTTGTTCTGAACCTGTCCATGAAAGTTCACTTTCTGTTTTTACACGTTTATCAAGCCCCAAGAGCGTGAATGGTGCTTGATTTTCTGGCTGTGCTTGATCTTCCATTGATTCTTCAGATTTCGTTTCTTTGTTCACGTTTTGTTTAAAATCTGATACGCGAATACCATACAAATCTATTAATAAAATTTCGACCCTTTTGTGCATACGCATACAAATGTGAAAGTGCGAGCGTTTTTCCtctgataaaaaaaattaattgacTAATTGTTATTACCTTGATAACCACTACCCTGACTATATTTATTGCTGTCATTGCTATCTTCGCTACTTGCTTCATTTCCGGAATCTACACTTGCCTGTTTCCGTACTTTCCTGGGCCCTCCACGTTTTTCATCACTTTCTTCGTCTTTTATATCAGCTGCTTGCGCAGCAAGTTTTTCCTTCATTCCTTCCTAGACAACAAAATTATTCGTAGTTAGTATGGTATACGCTCTGTTGAAAATATCACTATCGATACATCTGTTTTTTACCAAATGCATGTAACATTCTGTTCCGCATGGTTCAGAAAAAGGTTTCAGATCGGGTCCTTTTCGTTTTTGCAAATTCGGTCCTGGATGACAAACTTGCAGACCTACAAGTAACAATACAAATTCAGCACAATGCTATTCCTAGATAAAAGTAATCACGTATGGAGTAttatataaaatttaatatgTAGACATATTTAGCGTCGATCGACGAACAAAATATGAATGCCGATGTGTCCTTGACGGCGTCTCCAtgctaaagaaaaaaaaaaaagaagcgttCGTTCAAGTATTGATCGTTTGTATGCAATATTGTTCTTTACCTGGCGGCGACACTCCCCTGGCTGCTACAATAAATCAAGAATCATAAATAATTGTAATTATCAGAAAGTCAATTAAAAACAGAGATACAGCATGGTGTATAGTTCTACATAGTAATCATAACTTGTATTTCATTGTCGGTATATTAATagtaataaataaagtgatgTAAGCACTTTGGGAATAGCGAAATTTTTATGCACTATTATTATACTCACGATGAAGGAAGCAGTCATATTTGAAGCATCTTCTGCAAAATAAAGTATGGAAAGAATGCATTGTCTGTTCCCTAGGTACACTCTTTGCATTTACTCCATCAATATTTGGTGTACATTCTGGTGGTAGGATATTCGGATCTGACTTTTCTGTTAATTCTATATACTTCTCCCTCAATTCTTCTGGCCTACCTTTGTCAGGAAACATACTAGATATTGCCTAAAGAGTTAACATAAAGACATTATAAATGTTAGAAGTGCCTCCACATAAGAATAAAATGATTCTGTATATACTACTTGCATTAAATATATGCATAGATGGAAATGGATTCTTATCAGTTTTAATCTCTTCCAATAACTTTTCAGTTTTCATTTCTGCTTTAATACTGCTATCTTTCCTATCTTTATCATCGtctctttcttttcctttttttgtttGTTCACGTTCCTTGTCCTCCTTCTCATATTGTACCAAAGCATTTACAAGATCCACAAAAATTGAATCGTCCATAAAACCAGATTCCCTATCTCCGTGCACCTACAATCAATTGAGTGGACTTAACTCTTTAGCTGTTAGGTTGTCGcgtgaaatattgaaattgatCTTTATCTTTTTAATTGTAGCCATACATACTTTCCCATCATAATTTTTAATTAGTTCCTCTATAAATGTGCCGTCCTGATCTAAAATTTCATCTCCCATGTAGGGTATATTGTGCAGCACAGTCTCATCTTCAACCATAAAATTCTGTTGTATCGGAGCCCAAGTATACATAGTCGGTATAGGAGTCACTGCATTTATGATTTTAACAGGGCAAGTTTGTGCATCACCGTCAGAACTAGTAACTTCTGCTTTTTTCATACAAGATACATGCGGCGGTATGTCTTGCATAGCAAGCCACATTGCTTTCCCATCTGCCCACCGTTTCTGTTCGGTCATTAGAAGTTCTAAAAAGTAACGGGGGTCACGAAAAGAATCTCGTCTTAACTAGAATTGTGTAGCTAAAAAAGGGATGCTAACCAGACATAACCTTCCGATTTTGATTCCAAGCTATTTTCACCTCATCTGCCCGTTTGTATCGTTTCACCTGTCGCAAACGCATATATTCTGATTTCACGCGTTTCTTCCATTCTGCGGACACCTTTGCTTTCGACATTACAATGAAAAATAAACTTAGTTATCATGTACGAGCTGATTTCAAATAGAAAACATTTCGCGTAAATCCATTGCAACTGACGCTGTAAACTGTAAGTGTATACTTATCGTTATTCCACAGTAGATATTGGTCGTGGTGTGGTAGCGATGGTGATGGTGAAGCGCCAATTTTAAAATTCAGTCCACGCACTCGTTTCGTTTAAACAAGTAGCTTGAGGTTAGACAATAaacttattttttatatttaattaagtAAGTAAATTAAATTATTACTAGAATTTGTTCACACTGCAATTATATAAGTATTAATTTAAATGAATAAAACGATTAAGAATCAGATAAAATAAACACGTTGAACCATTATTCAATAAAAGAAGCAACTTCATCTAAATTTATAACATTATATAAGGTCATTTTTCATTCCATAAATTCCACCGCGCAATGAAttgataaataattaaattataacTAAACAATTTGTTTTAATAATAGACTTACAATATATCATACTTCTGCTGTTATAAAATCTAAAAAGAGAAGATGTACACTAGAATGTATAACAATTTGCAAAAaaagaatattaataataacaacaacaacaacaacaataatgatgatgataataataataataataataatattagtaataataataataatagaatgatacaaaataaataatgcaatacattattttcttttttttttctcttctcttctgaAAACATGTACTTTAATTAATTCTACTAATTAAGAAAAAAGATTTCTTCAAATTCTTATAATATATAAGACTAAGGAGAAACCATTAGTTAATTAGCAGTAACGACTCGTAGCTAAAATTAATGGATTTACTGCTCCAAAAAATCCACCAGAATGCCAGGATCGGTACTACAGGAGTGACAGTGCTCTGTTTCCCTTGCTAAAGTAttcattatatgaaatattctaacacatatatatatatgtaataatatAGCACAGTCTTATAAATGTATTAGGTAATTGGTTAGTCCTATAACTTATCAGCGATATTTGCAAAAGTATTATGCTGACAAAATCTATTCAATTTCTGAGATCAATCTGCTGCTCATAGAATATATTGGCAGTCTTtgattgcaaaataaaagtccaATATGAACCCATAGATATGGAGTCACTCTTCCTACAGTTCTAAAGGAAAATTTAGGATCAAACTGTAATTTATTGAGATTCTAAATTTGTTTCCTCTCCCCCTTTTTTCTTTATTCAAACGTAtgttaaaaatttgtttacataaAATTTAGGAAATAATAGTCAACTATAAAAACATTTAGATACTTtttttattaacatttttacactttctttcaataataattatattatgATCTGTACCTCGCATGTATTTTATACAAAGATATAATACGTTGAGTAAACAGTAATGAATCTTGCCCTGCGTTAATCTTAATGCGTCAGTAATCGTTCTTCGAAATGTTTCAATTTGAAAAATTGTAGTTTTCCCCCTCATTTTCTACCTTTGTAAGCATACACATCAATGTACgctatgtacatgtatacacaggttaatacattttgtatttaaaaatgttcaattataaatatttttcttatgagaaagATGTGCGCACATACACGTGTGTATGTGTTTATGTAATGAAATCAATATGTAACATTTTACTGTACATCAAATCGATATAACATATATATCGTAAAAGGATACTATAttcgatttaattaaaacaaatacgGCACATGTGGTTATTTGAAAATAATGTTCGTTAAAATAAGTATACAATATGACaatatatagttaaaattttatcaTGATCAGCAGTAACATTCAGCCAACTTTTGAAAATTTACACTCAACTCATTCATGAACGAGTCGTCCCTCGAAAATTTATTCGAATGATTTCATCATAAATTTGCAAATATTTTATTAACATATTGTGCCAGATTTGGTACTTGATACTACAAAGTATGATAAGCACCAAAGAATatgttaaatattttcaaaatacATTTTGCATTTTCCATATTTGTCCGCATTATCAATTTCTTCTCTCATTTTCATTTTCAAACTACAATTATATTCTGTTACAACAAACGTTAATGCGAAAGAGAATCAACACTAAAATTATTAACAATAAAATTAGTAACAATAAATATCAATTTATAAGTTTTACTAGTTTCCTTTGAGTGATATACTATTTGACATACCTATATAATGCAATCAAATGTATCGTAATACAGAATTGAATAACAGATAAACATAATTAAGCGTAGAACAAAGGAATGTGCTATGCGATTCAATATACTGTTTTTCATGCCACTGCAAAATTTTATTGTGCGCATATAGTAGATAGTAGTCTCTCTGACATTAACGTTGTGTATTTCCGGACATTTTATTGAACGTTATTGACGCGATATCTTTCTCGCGCGTTGTTAAACTTAATTAGATCTCAATTAGATCTCAATCAGATTCAGAGTTTATCAAAACGATCATTTATTGATGTAGATCAATTTCATCTAAGCCATAGCTTTAATCGAAGAGCATCTACACCATTTAAATAATAACGAAATAATCGCTTATCTCGCACAAAGCCAAGATTTTCATACAAACGTAGTGCTGGTCGATTAGTAATCTCTGTTTCCAAAACTACTTCATCCGCATTATCTTCCACCATTGCTTGAATGGCTCTCCTTACCAAATTTGACCCAATCTTTCGTTTTCTATATTTCACATCAACTGCTAACATTGCAATGTACCCACGTTTTATAACCTTCCTGTGAATGTCCAGCTTACAGACAATGGCACCAACACATTCCTCACCGTGCATTGCCTTGATAAACAAAAAGCAAGAGTATACTGTAAATTCTACCCCTGCAAGACAAAAGAATCCAGCCAAAGTTGGCTAACAGTTTCTTTTATTCctttattatttctaatacaatgTTAAAAGCTTCTTAACCCATTCATTCATTTGCCTTAAGTGCCAAGACTTTATTTTACAGGAAACATATAATTTCACAAAATCTAATAATATTAAGTTACAGATATAATACTGAAATGGCATCTACAAGTCATCTTGTCTAATTATTTCTGACTCAAACGGTTATAAACTTATTCTGTAACCAATTGCAATCAATCTAAGCTTGTAGCACAAAGTACAACATATCTTGTGGATAGCAGTTTTAGTACATACGCTTACTACAATATCTCATAGTTGGCAGTGAATGGATTAAAAAAAAGGAACCATAAGAAGGTAGATAACAAAAAGTAAATATATCTTTGTTTACCAGAATCATTTCAATAAATATAATAGTTTAAAAATTTAATAGTTTTACATACCAGAAAGCATAATCTTGGCCAGTTATAAATGAAATATCTATATGTGTAAATTGAATATGGTTCACTTAGATCCTTTTGTATTAACTTCATAATGTCAGGCATTTGTAATTCACTCGTATAACTGACATATTGGATGTTGTCTCTACTTTCTAACGATAATGTTTCCAATGATAATGCTGTACCtaaatacatgtatatatatacatacgtatataaaAATTTGTAAGAACACAATTGATTATTTATAGGCTTTGATTTCGAATGAGCAgtcattaaaaaaaattaattcaagatGAATTTCTCCTACCGTGTTGACTTAAATGACTAGATTCCGTAACTTCAGGTAGCGGAAGATTAGAAGACATATTGGTAATTCTCTGGGGTGAATTATAAATACCATTGACTCGAGATATCCCATTCGTGTGTGGTTCACCATATATTTCAGTTGTTTTCAGGCTAAGTCGAGATTTAATGTTTAAAGTGGCAATATCTGTCAAGGAGTTTTCATTCTTCCCTTCAACGTTATTTTGCTCAGCCTCGGACTCGTTCCCATCCGCAAGACTCTCCGTTTTAACTTTTTCCATATTTTCCCTTTTCTCCTTTCAATTTCTCTATTTTTGAAATATCCGAATTTCTCTTCTCAAAGCACGGTAAGGATTTGAATGACGAATTTCGAAGATAACAGTTTCTACACACTGTACTGCTGTGGCATTGAAGTGCTTTCAAATATCCCACCAAGTTTTCAATCGAATTTTCATAATTACAACTATCAAAATGACTTGTTACCGAtaattttatctcgaaacactgAATCTCGACGTACCCCTTCGACCGACGGACaccatattgaatattctgcGATGATTGCTATAAGCAAACATAAACAATGGTAGCACGAGAAGCAACCATAATGTAAATACATACACCGGTGTTCACGGTACCTGTCAACCCCACTCCTAATTCCCAAGCAACGTTACGAAAA containing:
- the E(z) gene encoding histone-lysine N-methyltransferase E(z) isoform X1; the encoded protein is MSKAKVSAEWKKRVKSEYMRLRQVKRYKRADEVKIAWNQNRKVMSELLMTEQKRWADGKAMWLAMQDIPPHVSCMKKAEVTSSDGDAQTCPVKIINAVTPIPTMYTWAPIQQNFMVEDETVLHNIPYMGDEILDQDGTFIEELIKNYDGKVHGDRESGFMDDSIFVDLVNALVQYEKEDKEREQTKKGKERDDDKDRKDSSIKAEMKTEKLLEEIKTDKNPFPSMHIFNAISSMFPDKGRPEELREKYIELTEKSDPNILPPECTPNIDGVNAKSVPREQTMHSFHTLFCRRCFKYDCFLHPARGVSPPGLQVCHPGPNLQKRKGPDLKPFSEPCGTECYMHLEGMKEKLAAQAADIKDEESDEKRGGPRKVRKQASVDSGNEASSEDSNDSNKYSQGSGYQDFKQNVNKETKSEESMEDQAQPENQAPFTLLGLDKRVKTESELSWTGSEQSLFRALHKAFPGNPCALAQIMLTKTCQEVYQFAQKEASDIPAVENLKDFTPPRKKKKKHRLWSMHCRKIQLKKDSGANHVHNFAPCDHPGRQCDNSCPCIQAQNFCEKFCQCSSECQNRFPGCRCKAQCNTKQCPCYLAVRECDPDLCQTCGADQFHITKISCKNVSVQRGLHKHLLMAPSDVAGWGIFLKESAAKNEFISEYCGEIISQDEADRRGKVYDKYMCSFLFNLNNDFVVDATRKGNKIRFANHSINPNCYAKVMMVNGDHRIGIFAKRAIQPGEELFFDYRYGPTEQLKFVGIEREMEFL
- the LOC143428945 gene encoding N-alpha-acetyltransferase 30 isoform X2, producing MEKVKTESLADGNESEAEQNNVEGKNENSLTDIATLNIKSRLSLKTTEIYGEPHTNGISRVNGIYNSPQRITNMSSNLPLPEVTESSHLSQHALSLETLSLESRDNIQYVSYTSELQMPDIMKLIQKDLSEPYSIYTYRYFIYNWPRLCFLAMHGEECVGAIVCKLDIHRKVIKRGYIAMLAVDVKYRKRKIGSNLVRRAIQAMVEDNADEVVLETEITNRPALRLYENLGFVRDKRLFRYYLNGVDALRLKLWLR
- the LOC143428945 gene encoding N-alpha-acetyltransferase 30 isoform X1; the encoded protein is MEKVKTESLADGNESEAEQNNVEGKNENSLTDIATLNIKSRLSLKTTEIYGEPHTNGISRVNGIYNSPQRITNMSSNLPLPEVTESSHLSQHGTALSLETLSLESRDNIQYVSYTSELQMPDIMKLIQKDLSEPYSIYTYRYFIYNWPRLCFLAMHGEECVGAIVCKLDIHRKVIKRGYIAMLAVDVKYRKRKIGSNLVRRAIQAMVEDNADEVVLETEITNRPALRLYENLGFVRDKRLFRYYLNGVDALRLKLWLR
- the E(z) gene encoding histone-lysine N-methyltransferase E(z) isoform X2; its protein translation is MSKAKVSAEWKKRVKSEYMRLRQVKRYKRADEVKIAWNQNRKVMSELLMTEQKRWADGKAMWLAMQDIPPHVSCMKKAEVTSSDGDAQTCPVKIINAVTPIPTMYTWAPIQQNFMVEDETVLHNIPYMGDEILDQDGTFIEELIKNYDGKVHGDRESGFMDDSIFVDLVNALVQYEKEDKEREQTKKGKERDDDKDRKDSSIKAEMKTEKLLEEIKTDKNPFPSMHIFNAISSMFPDKGRPEELREKYIELTEKSDPNILPPECTPNIDGVNAKSVPREQTMHSFHTLFCRRCFKYDCFLHRLQVCHPGPNLQKRKGPDLKPFSEPCGTECYMHLEGMKEKLAAQAADIKDEESDEKRGGPRKVRKQASVDSGNEASSEDSNDSNKYSQGSGYQDFKQNVNKETKSEESMEDQAQPENQAPFTLLGLDKRVKTESELSWTGSEQSLFRALHKAFPGNPCALAQIMLTKTCQEVYQFAQKEASDIPAVENLKDFTPPRKKKKKHRLWSMHCRKIQLKKDSGANHVHNFAPCDHPGRQCDNSCPCIQAQNFCEKFCQCSSECQNRFPGCRCKAQCNTKQCPCYLAVRECDPDLCQTCGADQFHITKISCKNVSVQRGLHKHLLMAPSDVAGWGIFLKESAAKNEFISEYCGEIISQDEADRRGKVYDKYMCSFLFNLNNDFVVDATRKGNKIRFANHSINPNCYAKVMMVNGDHRIGIFAKRAIQPGEELFFDYRYGPTEQLKFVGIEREMEFL